GCACCCCCGCATGGTTGGGAACAGGGGTGCTTTTTGACTGAGTGGCTGAACTATTTTTTGAAGACGTGGAACTCGTAGCCGTAGATATCTGGAAAATCTCTGTACAAGGCGATTTCCTTGCGGGTCATGTTGATGATGGTTTGTCCTTTGGGATCGGTGCCGTATATGGGTTCAATCTCGTTTAGACGGCGTTCCACATCCTCATAGAAGGCATCCCAGCAACGGGTGTCGATGGTGAAATTGTTCAGTGACGTGTACCCGGCGGCTTCCCCGGCACGGATATTTTCCTGTGCCGTGCGCATGGCAGGGTATCCTTCTGCCCAATAGACTTTGACAGCCTCCGGCGCGGTGTCCCGAGCCGTGTCCGAGAGCCAGACCGCATCGCTGAAACAAAGACAGCCGCCCGGTTTGAGAAAGGGTTTCCACTGCTCCAGCGCGGTGTCCACGCCCAGAAAATAGGCGGCACCTTCGCACCAGATTAGATCAAATGATTCCGGTTCGGCCTGGATATCACCCATGTCCATGATCGCGGCGATGATCCGGTCTTCCACACCGGCTTGTTGAGCGCGTTCCACCAGTCTTTCGAGAAAGGGCGGGTGGATTTCCGTGGCTGTGACAGTGCCCCCGGAAATCTGTGCCAGCGGAATGGTTGCTCCGCCCGAACCGCAGCCTAGCTCCAAGATTTCCGGTTTTCCCGGCAATCCGGTGCAGAGGTCGTAGGCGCGTTTGGTGGTGGCGAAATCGCCCGGGCCTTCCCTGTCCAGTCCTTCGTAGATCTTGAAGATTATTTCCATGACTGTTTTG
This genomic interval from Pseudodesulfovibrio sp. JC047 contains the following:
- a CDS encoding class I SAM-dependent methyltransferase gives rise to the protein MEIIFKIYEGLDREGPGDFATTKRAYDLCTGLPGKPEILELGCGSGGATIPLAQISGGTVTATEIHPPFLERLVERAQQAGVEDRIIAAIMDMGDIQAEPESFDLIWCEGAAYFLGVDTALEQWKPFLKPGGCLCFSDAVWLSDTARDTAPEAVKVYWAEGYPAMRTAQENIRAGEAAGYTSLNNFTIDTRCWDAFYEDVERRLNEIEPIYGTDPKGQTIINMTRKEIALYRDFPDIYGYEFHVFKK